A section of the Candidatus Binatia bacterium genome encodes:
- a CDS encoding DUF445 domain-containing protein — translation MTKPNTAPPTARRRNHVGTLSLLAAVTGAVACRLALTVGHLAGNVWLQLGAAGFEAAVVGGLADWFAVTALFRHPLGLPIPHTAIIPARRAKIIESIASMVEKEWLSPEVIGARLARIAPSEFVAEWLRDPAHVERLGAPVRDVLRGLARLLTAREVVEFADHTIQRQLRELPINASAGRWLARVASSPSAGAAFDTVALSLANLARRPSTAENLYAWIDRSARYLHNEGKRLVPLVLRRKIVQRTIVEAACDYASSELRSAVADPQHPLRQYVFGAVQQYAERLASGDPRAIEHAQQLRAAVIESIEASPLVLDLLAQLRNQLEHDLGQPDGYLARLVDRELRAGILDVLKEPERRVAFDNWVRTTAHDLLRRHHNQIGLTVRENLEALETSTLVAQIEERVGGDLQFIRLNGAVVGGLIGVLLALAHRFLG, via the coding sequence ATGACAAAGCCCAACACAGCCCCGCCGACCGCCCGGCGCCGCAATCACGTCGGCACCCTGTCCCTCCTGGCGGCGGTTACCGGTGCGGTTGCCTGTCGGCTGGCGCTAACCGTGGGTCATCTGGCCGGGAACGTCTGGCTTCAACTCGGCGCCGCTGGGTTTGAAGCCGCGGTGGTGGGCGGGCTGGCCGATTGGTTCGCGGTGACGGCGCTGTTCCGTCACCCCCTCGGGCTGCCGATCCCGCACACGGCGATCATCCCGGCGCGCCGCGCCAAGATCATCGAAAGCATCGCCTCGATGGTCGAGAAAGAGTGGCTGTCGCCGGAGGTGATCGGGGCCCGGCTGGCACGCATCGCCCCCAGCGAGTTCGTTGCGGAGTGGTTGCGAGACCCGGCACATGTCGAACGGCTGGGCGCCCCGGTGCGCGATGTGCTGCGCGGGCTGGCCCGGCTGCTGACAGCGCGAGAGGTCGTTGAATTTGCGGACCACACGATCCAGCGCCAACTGCGGGAGCTGCCGATCAACGCCTCGGCCGGACGCTGGCTTGCTCGTGTCGCCTCGAGTCCAAGCGCCGGTGCGGCATTCGACACCGTCGCCCTCTCGCTGGCGAATCTGGCGCGGCGCCCGAGCACTGCCGAAAACCTGTATGCCTGGATCGACCGCTCAGCCCGCTACCTGCACAACGAAGGCAAACGGCTGGTGCCGCTCGTCCTGCGCCGGAAAATCGTTCAGCGCACGATCGTGGAGGCGGCCTGCGACTATGCCTCCTCGGAGCTGCGCAGCGCGGTAGCCGATCCGCAGCATCCGCTGCGCCAGTACGTGTTCGGGGCGGTGCAGCAATACGCCGAGCGACTGGCCAGCGGTGACCCGCGCGCCATCGAGCATGCGCAACAGCTCCGTGCCGCGGTCATCGAAAGCATCGAGGCCTCGCCGTTGGTGTTGGACCTGCTCGCCCAACTCCGCAACCAATTGGAGCACGACCTCGGCCAGCCGGACGGTTACTTGGCTCGACTCGTCGATCGCGAACTGCGTGCCGGTATCCTCGATGTGCTCAAGGAACCCGAGCGGCGCGTGGCCTTCGACAACTGGGTGAGGACGACAGCCCACGATCTGTTGCGTCGGCATCACAACCAGATCGGCCTGACGGTGCGGGAAAACCTCGAAGCCCTCGAAACCAGCACGTTGGTGGCGCAGATCGAAGAACGCGTCGGCGGCGATCTGCAGTTCATCCGCCTCAACGGCGCGGTCGTCGGAGGCCTGATCGGCGTCCTGCTGGCGCTGGCGCACCGATTCCTGGGGTGA
- the tatA gene encoding twin-arginine translocase TatA/TatE family subunit has product MFGIGVPELVVILVIALVIFGPGKLPEIGSALGKGIRDFKKAFEGAEDEIKKVDTKTDGPEKS; this is encoded by the coding sequence ATGTTTGGTATAGGCGTGCCCGAACTGGTCGTCATCTTGGTCATTGCCCTGGTCATTTTTGGACCGGGCAAGCTCCCAGAGATCGGCAGCGCCCTGGGCAAAGGCATCCGTGATTTCAAGAAAGCCTTCGAAGGGGCCGAGGACGAAATCAAGAAGGTGGACACCAAGACTGACGGCCCCGAAAAGTCGTAA
- a CDS encoding ACT domain-containing protein: MKYWFALSAIGRDRPGIVADLAELIYDCDCNLEDSSMTILGSEFAVLLLLTGEGEDIERQLSTACKRLEWEKRLTVFFRPLEGEPVPYGISHRARPFELHAVGVDKAGIVARITRCLANRQINVTQMSTVSRPEPGTGTLIYSMKIRMDVPEDVDQDALRRELDGIAQSLHIDLTLETVDG, encoded by the coding sequence ATGAAGTACTGGTTCGCATTATCCGCTATTGGCCGGGATCGGCCGGGGATCGTCGCCGATCTCGCCGAGTTGATCTACGATTGCGACTGCAATCTGGAAGACTCGAGCATGACCATTCTCGGCAGCGAGTTTGCCGTGCTGTTGCTGCTGACCGGCGAGGGTGAAGACATTGAGCGCCAACTGTCGACGGCGTGCAAACGTCTCGAGTGGGAAAAGCGCCTCACCGTTTTCTTCCGGCCGCTCGAAGGCGAGCCGGTACCATACGGCATTTCCCACCGCGCCCGGCCCTTCGAGCTGCACGCCGTCGGCGTGGACAAGGCCGGGATCGTCGCGCGCATCACGCGTTGCCTGGCGAACCGGCAGATCAACGTCACCCAGATGTCGACCGTGTCGCGGCCGGAGCCCGGCACCGGCACGCTCATCTACAGCATGAAGATCCGCATGGACGTCCCGGAGGACGTGGACCAGGACGCCCTGCGCCGCGAACTCGACGGCATCGCTCAGTCGTTACACATCGACTTGACGCTGGAAACGGTGGACGGGTGA
- a CDS encoding NAD(P)H-dependent oxidoreductase subunit E, translating into MSVTEAASSLAEILASHLAGPSGTGPNGTGVENLIPMLQDIQERDGYLSEEAVGMLARASGISENEIYGVASFYTQFRFEPPAEHTIHVCQGTACHVRGSHQILFDFEERLRVKAGGMTADHKFGLERVACVGCCALAPVVLVDGQVRAGMKPKMVTGLLSKLGYKPNGHGPSAKDA; encoded by the coding sequence ATGAGCGTGACCGAAGCAGCCTCCTCACTGGCGGAAATCCTTGCCAGTCACCTGGCCGGCCCCAGCGGGACAGGTCCCAACGGGACAGGCGTCGAGAACCTGATTCCGATGCTCCAGGACATTCAAGAGCGTGACGGCTACTTGTCCGAAGAAGCGGTTGGGATGCTGGCACGGGCGAGCGGCATCTCGGAGAATGAGATCTACGGTGTCGCCAGCTTTTATACCCAGTTCCGATTCGAACCGCCGGCCGAACACACGATCCATGTGTGCCAGGGAACGGCCTGCCACGTGCGCGGTAGTCATCAGATCCTATTCGACTTCGAGGAACGACTGCGCGTCAAAGCGGGTGGGATGACCGCCGACCACAAGTTTGGCTTGGAACGCGTCGCATGCGTTGGCTGCTGCGCCTTGGCGCCCGTCGTCCTCGTCGACGGCCAGGTGCGTGCCGGCATGAAGCCCAAGATGGTCACCGGCTTGCTCTCCAAACTCGGCTACAAGCCGAACGGCCACGGGCCGAGCGCAAAAGACGCATGA
- a CDS encoding NADH-quinone oxidoreductase subunit NuoF, with protein MMSLQQAYAAAAERWQALETSRVPIFFVGAATCGRAAGAGETLERLRAEIQAQKLEAHVIETGCLGPCSLEPLMIVHKPDAPRVCFGKVGPREAVEILQRHVLGDDPCSEWALGAITPGSVNGIGAFADHPMMRGQVRRILANCGIIDPESIDHYLAREGYRGFLRALEIGADQVVEAVKRAGLRGRGGAGFPTWRKWDVCRGTPADQRYLICNADEGDPGAFMNRSLIEGDPHAILEGMLIAAFALGASKGYVYCRAEYPLAIARLKVAIGQMRELGVLGQNIQDSGFSFDLQIKKGAGAFVCGEETALIASIEGRRGMPQPRPPFPAVSGLWGKPTIIQNVETLANLRLILRHGPEWYAQYGTEASKGTRTFALAGKVKRTGLIEVPLGTTLRQIVEEIGGGGSDGKPIKAVQTGGPSGGCIAAEKFDLPVDYESLAQAGSIMGSGGMIVLDEETCAVDLAKYFISFTQNESCGKCPPCRVGTRAMLYLLERIVDGKGKPEDIQRLEDLAVTVARGSLCGLGQTAPNPVLTTLRYFRQEYQDHVEKKQCAAFVCRPLIQHRIDAERCPGCTACLKVCPAEAITGKRGEAHVINEDLCSQCGSCLSVCPPTYAAVYRVSGELTRHEEIQQKRKPGAAAEHSPEAQ; from the coding sequence ATGATGTCCCTGCAACAAGCCTACGCTGCTGCCGCAGAGCGCTGGCAGGCGCTGGAAACGAGCCGGGTTCCGATCTTCTTCGTCGGCGCCGCAACCTGCGGCCGGGCCGCGGGGGCTGGTGAGACGCTCGAGCGCCTGCGCGCCGAGATTCAGGCGCAGAAGCTCGAAGCGCACGTGATTGAAACAGGCTGCCTCGGTCCGTGCTCGCTCGAGCCGTTGATGATCGTGCACAAGCCCGATGCACCGCGTGTGTGTTTTGGAAAGGTGGGACCACGCGAGGCGGTGGAGATCCTGCAGCGCCATGTCCTCGGTGACGACCCCTGCAGCGAGTGGGCCTTGGGCGCCATCACGCCGGGGAGCGTGAACGGCATCGGTGCGTTTGCCGATCACCCCATGATGCGTGGCCAGGTGCGCCGCATACTGGCCAACTGCGGCATCATCGATCCCGAGAGCATCGATCATTACCTGGCTCGCGAAGGTTATCGCGGCTTCTTGCGGGCGCTGGAGATCGGCGCGGATCAAGTCGTCGAAGCGGTGAAGCGCGCCGGCTTGCGTGGACGTGGTGGCGCCGGCTTTCCGACCTGGCGCAAGTGGGACGTCTGCCGCGGGACGCCTGCGGATCAACGCTATCTGATCTGCAACGCCGACGAGGGCGACCCGGGCGCCTTCATGAACCGCTCGCTGATCGAAGGCGATCCGCATGCGATTCTCGAAGGCATGTTGATCGCCGCCTTCGCCCTCGGCGCCAGCAAGGGGTACGTCTATTGCCGCGCCGAGTATCCGCTTGCCATCGCCCGCCTGAAGGTTGCGATTGGACAGATGCGTGAATTGGGTGTGCTGGGTCAGAACATCCAGGATTCCGGTTTTTCGTTCGACTTGCAGATCAAGAAGGGGGCCGGCGCATTTGTCTGCGGCGAGGAAACGGCGCTGATCGCGTCGATCGAAGGCCGCCGCGGCATGCCGCAACCACGGCCGCCGTTCCCTGCGGTCAGCGGCTTGTGGGGTAAGCCCACCATCATTCAAAACGTCGAGACCCTGGCCAATCTGCGGCTCATCCTGCGCCACGGTCCCGAATGGTACGCCCAGTACGGCACCGAGGCGAGCAAGGGCACCAGAACCTTCGCTCTCGCCGGCAAGGTCAAACGGACCGGCCTCATCGAGGTGCCGCTGGGCACCACGCTGCGGCAGATCGTCGAAGAGATCGGCGGGGGCGGTTCCGACGGCAAGCCCATCAAGGCCGTGCAAACCGGCGGACCCTCGGGCGGCTGCATCGCGGCCGAGAAGTTCGATTTGCCGGTCGATTATGAATCGCTGGCCCAGGCGGGCTCGATCATGGGGTCGGGCGGCATGATCGTCTTGGACGAAGAGACCTGCGCCGTCGATCTGGCGAAGTACTTCATCTCCTTCACGCAGAACGAATCGTGCGGCAAGTGTCCGCCGTGCCGGGTGGGGACGCGCGCCATGCTCTACCTCCTCGAGCGCATCGTCGACGGCAAGGGGAAACCAGAGGATATCCAGCGCCTCGAAGACCTGGCGGTGACGGTCGCGCGTGGCTCGCTGTGCGGCCTGGGCCAGACCGCGCCCAATCCTGTCCTGACGACGCTGCGCTACTTTCGCCAGGAATATCAGGACCACGTCGAGAAGAAGCAGTGCGCCGCTTTTGTCTGCCGCCCACTGATCCAGCATCGCATCGATGCGGAGCGCTGCCCGGGGTGTACGGCCTGCCTCAAGGTCTGTCCCGCCGAAGCGATTACGGGCAAACGGGGTGAGGCGCACGTTATCAACGAGGATCTTTGTTCGCAGTGCGGCTCGTGCCTGAGTGTCTGTCCGCCGACCTATGCGGCGGTGTACCGGGTCAGCGGTGAGCTGACGCGGCACGAAGAGATCCAGCAGAAACGCAAACCTGGGGCGGCGGCCGAGCACTCGCCAGAGGCGCAGTAG
- a CDS encoding 2Fe-2S iron-sulfur cluster-binding protein produces MQLSIDGKSVKARDGESVLQCALRHRIYVPHLCTHPSLPAFGACRMCVVEVDGMRGFPASCATPATEGMVVRTDTAQLKDLRRRILELMLLEHPSACLVCEKQDLCEKYRPKAAKAGRTTGCHTCNNKDACEVRVLADELQLTDLPVPPIYRGFQLERSDPFIDRDLNLCILCGRCVRICKAHQGRSTIDFVGRGSETRIGEAFGRSLTEAGCRFCGSCVDVCPTGSLSDRYAKWYGAAKRLTATTCTLCDTGCAITVHASAQRRAVMARAINTRVPLCVLGRFAIPEFLNGVSRLKTPQVRINKVLRAVHWPEALAQAAERLKPFVGDGFALVCDTTSTLEDRYAFEKFTREVMFSPHYIEIRPDERGVSSNGLPDSVKAAVLTGNFVDPARLAPLEVLIVQDCYPTTATERVDVSLPAAVLAEVAGTWVDGRGLMRPLRKACDGPGEAKPDWQIISELARAMGATGFDYQSAAAIKKELGAGKAGLRIRRAETPVAATDPSYRRTHFRGHALEEKVRGLAELAVAPPPAAVAVGG; encoded by the coding sequence GTGCAACTGTCCATCGACGGAAAATCGGTCAAGGCGCGTGACGGTGAGTCCGTTCTGCAGTGTGCGCTGCGGCACCGGATCTACGTTCCACACCTGTGCACGCACCCCAGCCTTCCGGCCTTCGGCGCCTGCCGCATGTGTGTTGTGGAAGTCGACGGCATGCGCGGCTTCCCCGCCTCCTGCGCGACGCCAGCGACCGAGGGGATGGTCGTACGCACTGACACGGCACAGCTGAAAGATCTGCGCCGCCGGATCCTCGAGCTGATGCTGCTCGAACACCCCAGCGCCTGCTTGGTGTGTGAGAAACAGGATCTCTGCGAGAAGTACCGGCCCAAAGCGGCCAAAGCCGGGCGCACGACCGGCTGCCACACCTGCAACAACAAGGACGCGTGCGAAGTGCGCGTCCTGGCCGACGAGCTGCAACTGACCGACCTGCCCGTGCCGCCGATCTACCGCGGCTTCCAGTTGGAACGCTCGGATCCGTTCATCGATCGCGACCTGAACTTGTGCATTCTGTGCGGGCGTTGCGTGCGCATCTGCAAAGCGCACCAGGGGCGAAGCACCATCGACTTCGTCGGCCGCGGCAGCGAGACCCGTATCGGCGAGGCCTTCGGCCGGTCGCTGACCGAAGCTGGGTGCCGCTTTTGCGGGTCGTGTGTCGATGTGTGCCCGACCGGCAGCCTCTCCGACCGCTACGCCAAGTGGTATGGCGCGGCGAAGCGGCTCACGGCGACGACGTGCACGCTGTGCGACACCGGCTGCGCCATCACCGTCCACGCCTCGGCGCAACGGCGTGCGGTCATGGCCCGCGCCATCAATACGCGTGTGCCGCTCTGCGTCCTGGGCCGCTTCGCCATCCCCGAGTTCCTGAACGGGGTCAGCCGGCTGAAGACGCCACAGGTCCGAATCAACAAAGTCCTGCGCGCGGTGCATTGGCCCGAGGCGTTGGCGCAAGCGGCGGAGCGGCTGAAACCGTTCGTCGGTGACGGCTTCGCGCTGGTGTGCGACACCACTAGCACGCTCGAAGACCGCTACGCGTTCGAGAAGTTCACACGGGAAGTGATGTTTTCGCCGCACTATATCGAGATCCGGCCCGACGAGCGCGGTGTATCGAGCAACGGTCTTCCCGACAGCGTGAAAGCTGCGGTGCTGACCGGGAACTTCGTCGACCCGGCCCGCCTCGCGCCTCTCGAGGTGCTGATCGTGCAGGACTGCTATCCCACGACGGCCACGGAACGGGTCGATGTGTCACTGCCGGCGGCGGTGCTGGCTGAGGTGGCGGGAACCTGGGTCGACGGCCGCGGCCTGATGCGGCCGCTTCGCAAGGCCTGCGACGGGCCCGGTGAGGCCAAACCCGATTGGCAAATCATCAGCGAGTTGGCTCGTGCCATGGGCGCGACAGGATTCGACTACCAGTCCGCGGCAGCGATCAAGAAAGAACTCGGTGCCGGCAAAGCTGGACTACGGATCAGACGGGCCGAGACGCCGGTCGCTGCCACCGATCCGAGCTATCGCCGCACCCATTTTCGCGGCCATGCGCTGGAAGAAAAGGTTCGCGGCCTGGCCGAGCTTGCCGTCGCGCCGCCGCCGGCGGCGGTTGCAGTTGGAGGTTGA
- a CDS encoding sulfide/dihydroorotate dehydrogenase-like FAD/NAD-binding protein, with protein MFEILEKREIAPNVHRAVIHAPAIAKKARAGQFVIMMVDERSERVPFTLCDWDRQAGTVTLVIQEVGQSTRKFVLLKAGDQVAHLVGPLGVPLDVENYGTVALAAGCYGIGAVLGIARAMKQAGNRVITVVEADSSYLHYFRDELRATSDELVQTTIDGSDGIKGHSVDVIKRKLENGEQLDRVFAVGCVFMMMLAGNITKPFGVKTLVALNPIMLDGTGMCGACRVTVGKETKFACVDGPFFDAHEVDWDELWDRRAAYGEDEIHAVARTAAVTPRPARPVRLS; from the coding sequence GTGTTCGAGATTCTTGAGAAACGCGAGATCGCCCCGAACGTGCACCGGGCGGTGATTCATGCGCCCGCCATCGCCAAGAAAGCTCGCGCCGGACAGTTCGTCATCATGATGGTCGACGAACGATCGGAGCGCGTGCCGTTCACGTTGTGTGATTGGGACCGGCAGGCCGGTACCGTGACCCTGGTCATTCAGGAAGTCGGCCAGTCGACCCGCAAGTTCGTCTTGCTCAAGGCCGGCGACCAGGTGGCGCATCTGGTCGGCCCGCTCGGCGTGCCGTTGGACGTCGAGAACTACGGCACGGTGGCATTAGCCGCCGGCTGCTACGGCATCGGCGCGGTCCTCGGCATCGCCCGCGCCATGAAGCAAGCGGGTAACCGCGTGATTACCGTCGTCGAGGCTGACAGCTCCTACCTCCATTACTTCCGCGACGAGTTGCGGGCGACGTCGGATGAACTGGTGCAGACCACCATCGACGGTTCCGACGGCATCAAGGGGCACTCGGTGGACGTGATCAAGCGCAAGCTGGAAAACGGTGAACAGCTGGATCGCGTGTTCGCCGTCGGCTGCGTGTTCATGATGATGCTCGCCGGCAACATCACCAAGCCATTTGGAGTGAAGACGCTGGTGGCGTTGAACCCGATCATGCTGGACGGTACGGGGATGTGCGGCGCGTGCCGCGTCACCGTCGGCAAGGAGACCAAGTTCGCTTGCGTCGACGGCCCGTTCTTCGACGCGCACGAGGTCGACTGGGACGAGTTGTGGGACCGCCGAGCCGCGTACGGCGAGGACGAGATTCACGCCGTGGCGCGGACCGCTGCGGTGACGCCGCGGCCGGCGCGGCCGGTTCGATTGTCCTGA
- the gltA gene encoding NADPH-dependent glutamate synthase, which translates to MAQPVNKKKIPRQEMPEQAPEDRVNNFDEVPYGYTEELAMLEAMRCLLCKSPKCIAACPVNIDIPAFVTLIQQGKFLEAARKIKENNALPAVCGRVCPQEDQCEGACVVGIKQEPVSIGRLERFAADYERHMGTVTIPELPPKTGKRVAIVGAGPAGLTVAGDLVLKGHEVTVFEALQDAGGVLMYGIPEFRLPKEIVRAEVDYLKKLGVEFVMDYVVGRNSTIQELLGEEGYQSVFVGTGAGLPSFMEMPGENLIGVYSANEYLTRANLMKAYLFPEYDTPPISRRRVAVIGGGNVAMDSARTALRLGGDVTIVYRRAREQMPARAEEVHHAEQEGVKFMLLTNPTGVLGDERHRVLGMECVRMELGEPDESGRRRPVVMKGSEFMMEVDTVIVAIGNKPNPLVPRTTPELKTTKWGTVVADPKTMATSIPGVFAGGDIVSGAATVILAMGQGRLAARAMDAYLRGEPLPAGGAEAAAS; encoded by the coding sequence ATGGCACAGCCAGTGAATAAGAAGAAGATTCCGCGGCAGGAGATGCCGGAGCAGGCGCCGGAAGACCGCGTCAATAACTTCGACGAGGTGCCGTACGGCTACACCGAAGAGCTGGCCATGCTCGAGGCCATGCGCTGCCTGCTGTGCAAGAGTCCGAAGTGCATAGCCGCGTGTCCAGTCAATATCGACATCCCGGCGTTCGTGACGTTGATTCAGCAAGGCAAGTTCCTTGAAGCCGCCCGCAAGATCAAGGAGAACAACGCCCTGCCGGCGGTCTGTGGCCGTGTGTGCCCGCAGGAGGATCAATGCGAAGGCGCGTGCGTGGTCGGCATCAAGCAAGAGCCGGTCTCCATCGGTCGGCTCGAGCGCTTCGCGGCTGACTACGAGCGGCATATGGGCACCGTGACCATTCCCGAGCTGCCGCCGAAGACAGGGAAGCGGGTGGCCATCGTCGGCGCCGGGCCTGCCGGCCTGACCGTGGCCGGCGATCTGGTGCTCAAGGGACACGAGGTGACGGTCTTCGAAGCGTTGCAGGACGCCGGCGGCGTACTCATGTACGGCATCCCAGAGTTCCGTTTGCCCAAAGAGATCGTGCGCGCCGAAGTCGACTACCTGAAGAAGCTCGGTGTCGAGTTCGTCATGGACTACGTCGTCGGCCGCAACAGCACCATCCAAGAGCTGTTAGGAGAAGAAGGATACCAGAGCGTGTTCGTCGGCACGGGTGCCGGGCTGCCGTCGTTCATGGAGATGCCCGGCGAGAACCTCATCGGCGTCTATTCGGCCAACGAGTATCTGACCCGCGCCAACTTGATGAAGGCATATCTCTTTCCCGAGTACGACACTCCGCCGATCAGCCGGCGGCGTGTGGCCGTGATCGGCGGCGGCAACGTGGCAATGGATTCGGCGCGTACCGCGCTGCGGTTGGGTGGGGATGTGACCATCGTTTACCGCCGCGCGCGCGAGCAGATGCCTGCCCGTGCCGAGGAAGTTCATCATGCCGAGCAGGAAGGCGTGAAGTTCATGCTGCTGACCAATCCGACGGGTGTCCTCGGCGACGAGCGCCACCGCGTGCTCGGGATGGAGTGCGTGAGGATGGAGTTGGGTGAGCCGGATGAGTCGGGCCGGCGGCGTCCGGTGGTGATGAAGGGGTCCGAGTTCATGATGGAGGTCGATACGGTCATCGTGGCCATCGGCAACAAGCCCAACCCGCTGGTGCCGCGCACGACGCCCGAGTTGAAGACGACCAAGTGGGGCACCGTGGTCGCCGACCCGAAGACCATGGCGACCTCGATTCCCGGCGTCTTTGCCGGCGGCGACATCGTCTCCGGCGCGGCCACGGTGATTCTTGCCATGGGCCAAGGCCGCCTCGCTGCCAGGGCCATGGACGCGTACCTGCGAGGGGAGCCGTTGCCTGCCGGTGGCGCCGAGGCCGCTGCTTCCTGA